A single Fusobacterium hominis DNA region contains:
- a CDS encoding ribosomal-processing cysteine protease Prp — MTKVEVFRKNGRIVGYKATGHSDYAEYGEDIVCAALSMALQLPLGGMQDILDIYPRFDIDSDGYLNVDLRNMNVGDKEQALNVLLESMVLMIRNLSKDYPKNIKLVEKEEK; from the coding sequence ATGACTAAAGTTGAAGTTTTCAGAAAAAATGGTAGAATTGTAGGATACAAAGCTACCGGACACTCAGACTATGCAGAATATGGAGAAGATATAGTTTGTGCTGCTCTTTCGATGGCATTACAACTTCCTTTAGGAGGAATGCAGGACATATTAGATATATATCCTAGATTCGATATTGACTCTGATGGATATCTGAATGTGGACTTACGTAATATGAATGTTGGAGATAAAGAGCAAGCGCTGAATGTTTTACTCGAAAGCATGGTATTAATGATAAGAAATTTATCAAAAGATTATCCTAAAAATATAAAGCTTGTTGAGAAGGAGGAAAAATAG
- the rpmA gene encoding 50S ribosomal protein L27 translates to MQFTLNIQLFAHKKGQGSVKNGRDSNPKYLGIKKYDGEAVKAGNIIVRQRGTSFHPGNNMGMGKDHTLFALIDGYVKFERLGKDRKQVSVYAAK, encoded by the coding sequence ATGCAATTTACTTTAAATATACAATTATTTGCACATAAAAAAGGACAAGGTTCTGTTAAAAACGGAAGAGATTCTAATCCTAAATATCTTGGAATTAAAAAATATGATGGAGAAGCTGTAAAAGCTGGAAACATCATCGTTAGACAAAGAGGAACTTCTTTCCACCCAGGAAACAACATGGGAATGGGAAAAGACCATACTCTATTTGCTCTAATTGACGGATATGTAAAATTCGAAAGATTAGGAAAAGACAGAAAGCAAGTATCTGTATACGCTGCAAAATAG
- the ylxM gene encoding YlxM family DNA-binding protein, giving the protein MKLNEFLEVSILLDYYRNLLSDKQREYLINHFEEDLSLTEIAKNNGISRQAVYDNIRRGINQLKEYEEKLGFHAKEKKLYTELMNLKEDFTMERLDNIIEKLF; this is encoded by the coding sequence ATGAAGTTAAATGAATTTTTAGAGGTTTCTATTCTATTAGATTATTATAGAAATCTTTTAAGTGATAAACAAAGAGAATATTTAATAAATCATTTTGAAGAAGACCTGTCTCTTACAGAGATAGCAAAAAATAATGGAATTAGTAGACAGGCGGTATATGACAATATACGAAGAGGTATAAATCAGCTAAAAGAATATGAAGAAAAGTTAGGATTTCATGCAAAAGAAAAGAAATTATATACAGAGCTGATGAATTTGAAAGAAGATTTTACCATGGAGAGACTGGATAATATAATTGAGAAACTATTTTAG